In Candidatus Dependentiae bacterium, the DNA window ATAGTGCACGTGCAATAGCCACACGTTGTTGCTGGCCACCGGATAAACTCATTGTTTTTTGCTCTTTTTGTTCAAAAAGCCCAACAAGTTTAAGGAGCTCCATCGCTTGCCTAAGGCATTGATCTTGGTTTTTTCCTGCAATCAGGCCTTTAATCATAACATTTTCTAAAATAGTTAACTCTCCAATTAAATGAGAGCTCTGAAAAACCAGGCCTATAGATTGATTTAAGAACTGCTCTTTTTGCCGCGAAGTAAAACTTTTAATATCAATGTTATTATACAAAACATTACCACTCGTTGGTGCATCTAGACCCGCCAGCAAATGCACTAATGTTGACTTACCAACGCCAGAAACACCAGTGATGGCATAACTTTTACCTCGCTCAAATACACTTGTTATACCTTTGA includes these proteins:
- a CDS encoding ABC transporter ATP-binding protein codes for the protein MSIQLATKNLKKYFIQGQQHYKILKGITSVFERGKSYAITGVSGVGKSTLVHLLAGLDAPTSGNVLYNNIDIKSFTSRQKEQFLNQSIGLVFQSSHLIGELTILENVMIKGLIAGKNQDQCLRQAMELLKLVGLFEQKEQKTMSLSGGQQQRVAIARALFNEPAFLLADEPTGNLDIKTGKAIVDLLTDCKKKWNMGMIISSHDTYIAQKMDVVYELYDGLLHIKA